The following are encoded together in the Pseudomonas xantholysinigenes genome:
- a CDS encoding CheR family methyltransferase: MPGRRPPLLSESAFAQIRQRVVQATGALLADDRRMVVASRLHKRLKALRLSHFEQYLALLESSDGVAELEHLLRLLVARDSYFFREHRHFECLTRWLAGLEHPARLWSAACASGEEAWSLAMVAAESARHPDWQVLASDFDPQLLERAGTGLYDVAQARYFPEGWLARHCQYGTDATTGHLRIAPHLREHMRFEAINLIQPLPDHLGSFDVILLRNLLASLAPSYKARLLPRLLAHLRPGGLLIISHSESIHGLQLPLRPLLPSVFERL; encoded by the coding sequence ATGCCCGGCCGCCGCCCGCCCCTGCTCAGCGAAAGCGCATTCGCGCAGATTCGCCAACGGGTCGTGCAAGCCACCGGCGCGCTGTTGGCCGACGATCGCCGCATGGTAGTCGCCAGCCGCCTGCACAAGCGTCTCAAAGCCCTGCGGCTGAGCCATTTCGAACAGTACCTGGCACTACTCGAAAGCTCGGACGGCGTGGCTGAGCTGGAGCATCTGCTGCGTTTGCTGGTTGCCCGCGACAGCTACTTCTTTCGCGAACATCGTCACTTCGAATGCCTCACCCGCTGGCTGGCCGGGCTCGAGCACCCAGCGCGCCTGTGGAGCGCCGCCTGCGCGAGCGGCGAGGAAGCCTGGAGCCTGGCCATGGTCGCCGCCGAAAGTGCTCGGCATCCGGACTGGCAGGTACTGGCCAGCGATTTCGACCCGCAACTGCTGGAGCGCGCCGGCACCGGCCTCTACGACGTCGCCCAGGCCCGCTACTTCCCGGAAGGCTGGCTGGCCCGGCACTGCCAGTACGGCACCGACGCCACCACTGGGCACCTGCGTATCGCCCCGCACCTGCGCGAGCACATGCGCTTCGAAGCGATCAACCTGATCCAGCCCCTGCCCGATCACCTTGGCAGTTTCGACGTCATCCTGTTGCGCAACCTTCTGGCCAGCCTGGCACCGTCCTACAAGGCTAGGCTGCTTCCCCGTCTGCTGGCGCACCTGCGCCCGGGCGGTCTGCTGATCATCAGCCACAGCGAGAGCATCCACGGGTTGCAGCTGCCGCTGCGGCCACTGCTGCCATCGGTGTTCGAGCGCCTATGA
- a CDS encoding glycine zipper domain-containing protein produces MKKYSSILLLSFSLLSGVAMAGGTTEAGIGGALGGVLGSVVGNSIGGSTGGAIGAGLGGAAGGALGADKRQRGEAAIGGALGAAGGNVVGRSMGGTTGSYIGAAAGGGAGGALGNYMGNKADEDERHERRYRRDYDDRRYHDRGHHYGHRKHKRHWRD; encoded by the coding sequence ATGAAGAAGTACTCCTCGATTCTGTTGTTGTCTTTCAGCTTGCTCAGCGGCGTTGCCATGGCAGGCGGCACCACCGAGGCCGGCATTGGCGGCGCATTGGGTGGGGTACTGGGCTCCGTGGTGGGCAACTCCATCGGCGGTAGCACCGGCGGCGCCATTGGTGCCGGTCTGGGCGGCGCGGCCGGCGGTGCCCTGGGTGCCGACAAACGCCAGCGTGGCGAAGCGGCCATCGGTGGCGCGCTGGGCGCAGCCGGCGGCAACGTGGTCGGTCGCTCCATGGGCGGCACCACCGGTAGCTACATCGGTGCGGCCGCTGGCGGTGGCGCCGGTGGCGCACTGGGTAACTACATGGGCAACAAGGCCGACGAAGACGAGCGCCACGAGCGCCGCTACCGTCGTGACTACGACGACCGCCGCTACCACGACCGTGGCCACCACTACGGCCACCGCAAGCACAAGCGCCACTGGCGCGACTGA
- a CDS encoding FdhF/YdeP family oxidoreductase — protein MTSYEKLPDNAPAATPRYQPYPGPAGGWGALRSVAKAWVGSDNALKNIRALLKTNQNGGFDCPGCAWGDSPESGMVKFCENGAKAVNWEATKRRVDAAFFARYSVSALLTQSDYWLEYQGRLTEPMVYDPISDRYQPIEWDAAFALIARHLNGLTSPDQAEFYTSGRASNEAAYLYQLFVRAYGTNNFPDCSNMCHEASGVALGQSVGVGKGTVTYDDFEHADAIFVWGQNPGTNHPRMLDPLRDAVKRGAQVVCVNPLKERGLERFQHPQNPLEMLTNSDRPTNTAFFRPALGGDMALLRGMAKFLLQWEREAQAKGEPAIFDHGFIAEHGHGVDDYLAAVDATPWEQIVAQSGLTLTDIGLSARMYCKGKRVIMCWAMGITQHRHSVPTIQEIVNLMLLRGNLGVPGAGLCPVRGHSNVQGDRTMGINERPPVALLDALEKRFGFPVPRHNGHNTVEAIHAMLEGRAKVFIGLGGNFAQATPDSERTAQALRNCELTVHISTKLNRSHLVHGKQALILPCLGRTDIDLQGEGPQAVTVEDSFSMVHASNGQLKPLSRQMRSEPAVVAGIAAATLGKQPVDWQWLVADYDRIRELIADTIPGFADFNQRLNLPGGFYLGNSAGSRQWKTASGRANFKANLLPDSLLDERVRASGQVPDLIMQSMRSHDQYNTTIYGMDDRYRGVRGQRDVLFVNEADIVRLGFQPGQKVDIVSLWGDEHVRRVHGFTLLAFDIPAGQAAAYYPEVNPLVPLESIGDGSHTPTSKFIAIKLERARDDGRII, from the coding sequence GTGACCTCGTACGAAAAACTGCCCGACAACGCCCCCGCCGCCACGCCCCGCTACCAACCCTACCCTGGCCCCGCCGGCGGCTGGGGCGCGCTGCGCAGCGTGGCCAAGGCCTGGGTCGGCAGCGACAATGCCTTGAAGAACATCCGCGCCCTGCTCAAGACCAACCAGAACGGCGGTTTCGACTGCCCCGGCTGCGCCTGGGGTGATTCGCCCGAGAGCGGCATGGTCAAGTTCTGCGAGAACGGCGCCAAGGCGGTCAACTGGGAAGCCACCAAGCGCCGCGTCGACGCGGCGTTCTTCGCCCGCTACAGCGTCAGCGCGCTGCTCACGCAAAGCGACTATTGGCTCGAATACCAGGGCCGGCTGACCGAGCCGATGGTCTACGACCCGATCAGCGACCGCTACCAGCCGATCGAGTGGGACGCGGCCTTCGCCCTGATCGCCCGCCACCTCAATGGCCTGACCAGCCCCGACCAGGCCGAGTTCTATACCTCCGGCCGGGCCAGCAACGAAGCCGCCTACCTCTACCAGTTGTTCGTGCGTGCCTATGGCACCAACAATTTCCCGGACTGCTCGAACATGTGCCACGAGGCCAGCGGCGTGGCCTTGGGCCAGAGCGTCGGTGTGGGCAAGGGCACCGTCACTTACGATGATTTCGAACACGCCGACGCGATCTTCGTCTGGGGCCAGAACCCTGGCACCAATCACCCGCGCATGCTCGACCCGCTGCGCGACGCAGTGAAGCGCGGTGCCCAGGTGGTCTGCGTCAACCCGTTGAAAGAGCGCGGCCTGGAACGTTTCCAGCACCCGCAGAACCCACTGGAGATGCTGACCAACAGCGACCGCCCGACCAACACCGCGTTCTTCCGCCCAGCCCTGGGCGGCGACATGGCGTTGTTGCGCGGCATGGCCAAGTTCCTGCTGCAGTGGGAGCGCGAAGCTCAGGCCAAGGGCGAGCCAGCGATCTTCGACCACGGCTTCATCGCCGAGCACGGCCATGGCGTGGATGACTACCTGGCAGCGGTCGATGCCACCCCCTGGGAACAGATCGTGGCGCAATCGGGCCTGACCCTGACCGACATCGGGCTGTCGGCGCGCATGTACTGCAAGGGCAAGCGGGTGATCATGTGCTGGGCCATGGGCATCACCCAGCACCGCCATTCGGTGCCGACCATCCAGGAAATCGTCAACCTGATGCTGCTGCGCGGCAACCTCGGCGTCCCCGGCGCAGGCCTGTGCCCGGTACGCGGCCACAGCAACGTGCAGGGCGACCGCACCATGGGCATCAACGAGCGCCCACCGGTGGCGCTGCTCGATGCCCTGGAAAAGCGCTTCGGTTTCCCGGTGCCCCGCCACAACGGCCACAACACCGTCGAGGCGATCCACGCCATGCTCGAAGGCCGGGCCAAGGTGTTCATCGGCCTGGGCGGCAACTTCGCCCAGGCCACCCCGGACAGCGAGCGCACCGCGCAGGCCTTGCGCAATTGCGAACTGACCGTGCACATCAGCACCAAACTCAACCGCAGCCACCTGGTACATGGCAAGCAGGCGCTGATCCTGCCCTGCCTGGGCCGCACCGACATCGACCTGCAAGGCGAGGGCCCGCAGGCGGTGACGGTGGAGGATTCGTTCAGCATGGTCCACGCCTCCAACGGCCAGCTCAAGCCGCTGTCCCGGCAGATGCGCTCGGAGCCTGCGGTGGTGGCCGGCATCGCCGCCGCCACCCTCGGCAAGCAGCCGGTGGACTGGCAGTGGCTGGTGGCCGACTACGACCGCATCCGCGAGCTGATTGCCGATACCATCCCGGGCTTCGCCGACTTCAATCAGCGCCTGAACCTGCCCGGCGGTTTCTACCTGGGCAACAGCGCCGGCAGCCGTCAGTGGAAGACCGCCAGCGGCCGCGCCAACTTCAAGGCCAACTTGCTGCCCGACAGCTTGCTCGATGAACGTGTGCGCGCCAGTGGCCAGGTGCCTGATCTGATCATGCAGTCGATGCGCTCGCACGATCAGTACAACACCACCATCTACGGCATGGATGACCGCTACCGCGGGGTACGCGGCCAGCGCGACGTGCTGTTCGTCAACGAGGCCGATATCGTGCGCCTGGGCTTCCAGCCGGGGCAGAAGGTCGACATCGTCTCGCTGTGGGGCGACGAGCATGTGCGCCGGGTACACGGTTTTACCTTGCTGGCGTTCGATATCCCGGCAGGGCAGGCGGCAGCCTACTATCCAGAGGTAAACCCACTGGTACCGCTGGAGAGCATCGGCGACGGCAGCCACACGCCAACATCGAAGTTCATCGCCATCAAGCTGGAGCGAGCGCGGGACGACGGGCGAATCATCTGA
- the fdhD gene encoding formate dehydrogenase accessory sulfurtransferase FdhD, which translates to MNSKPPVCAASTPLALPAASNTYDYVQLSNATPDSTPLAEEVALAIVYNGLNQAVMLVSPTDLEDFAVGFSVGSGIVASTDEIYDVKLSGSGSALYADLEISSRAFWNLKDQRRQLAGTSGCGLCGVEALEQALPELKVLPGAPLPPAHWLKDLRQRIDAFQPLGQHCGAVHAALFMDRDGQLLLGREDIGRHNALDKLIGALLRQRIDSAGGLAIVTSRCSLELIQKVLRAGIQTLVSLSAPTGLALQWARKHNLNLIHLPKHSAPRVFSPAAE; encoded by the coding sequence ATGAACAGCAAGCCACCGGTCTGCGCGGCGTCCACGCCCCTCGCCCTGCCCGCCGCCAGCAACACCTACGATTACGTCCAACTCTCCAACGCCACTCCCGACAGCACCCCGCTGGCCGAGGAAGTCGCGCTGGCCATCGTCTACAACGGCCTCAACCAGGCGGTGATGCTGGTCAGCCCCACTGACCTGGAAGACTTCGCCGTGGGCTTCAGCGTGGGTAGCGGCATCGTCGCCAGTACCGATGAAATCTACGATGTGAAGCTCTCTGGCAGCGGCTCGGCGCTGTACGCCGATCTGGAAATTTCCAGCCGCGCGTTCTGGAACCTCAAGGACCAGCGCCGCCAACTGGCCGGCACCAGCGGCTGCGGCCTGTGCGGTGTCGAAGCCCTGGAGCAGGCACTGCCCGAACTCAAGGTGCTGCCCGGCGCGCCGCTGCCGCCAGCGCACTGGCTCAAGGACCTGCGCCAGCGCATCGATGCCTTCCAGCCCCTCGGCCAGCACTGCGGCGCGGTGCACGCGGCGCTGTTCATGGACCGCGACGGCCAGTTGCTGCTGGGCCGCGAAGACATCGGCCGGCACAACGCCCTGGACAAGCTGATCGGCGCCCTGCTGCGCCAGCGCATCGACAGCGCAGGCGGGCTGGCCATCGTTACCAGCCGCTGCAGCCTGGAGCTGATTCAGAAAGTCCTGCGCGCCGGCATCCAGACCCTGGTCAGCCTCTCGGCCCCCACGGGCCTGGCCCTGCAATGGGCGCGCAAGCACAACCTCAACCTCATCCACCTGCCCAAACACAGCGCACCGCGGGTCTTCAGCCCGGCGGCGGAGTAG
- the lysM gene encoding peptidoglycan-binding protein LysM — translation MSLFSFVKEAGEKLIDLLTPGNANAEEQLKKHVQDIGLGNPNISATVEGDKVILKGEVSSQEEKEKIILAAGNIAGVASVDDQITVTGPVAQAARFVEVEKGDTLSAISKRVYGDANKYNKIFEANKPMLKDPNKIYPGQVLRIPD, via the coding sequence ATGAGCCTGTTCAGTTTCGTGAAGGAAGCCGGCGAGAAGTTGATCGACCTGCTGACGCCGGGCAACGCCAATGCCGAGGAGCAGTTGAAGAAGCATGTCCAGGACATCGGTCTGGGCAACCCGAACATCTCGGCCACTGTAGAGGGTGACAAGGTGATCCTCAAGGGCGAGGTGAGCAGCCAGGAAGAGAAGGAGAAGATCATCCTGGCCGCCGGCAACATCGCCGGCGTGGCCTCGGTGGACGACCAGATCACCGTTACCGGGCCAGTGGCGCAGGCGGCACGGTTCGTCGAGGTCGAAAAGGGCGATACCCTCAGTGCCATTTCCAAGCGGGTCTATGGCGACGCCAACAAGTACAACAAGATCTTCGAGGCGAACAAGCCCATGCTGAAGGACCCGAACAAGATCTATCCAGGGCAGGTATTGCGTATTCCCGACTGA
- the yrfG gene encoding GMP/IMP nucleotidase has protein sequence MPVLPWSAIDTVLLDMDGTLLDLHYDNRFWLEHLPQRYAELHGVSRAMAEMELQPLFERHAGTLNWYCLDFWSRELRLPIRALKQEIAELIALKPDADTFLAAIRQAGKRVVMITNAHRDSLSLKLERVELAPYFERLISSHDYGYPKESPQFWDALQADIGFDPARSLFIDDTLAILRSARRFGVGHLLAVRQPDSRAEPRDTQEFAAVEDYRQLLIGL, from the coding sequence ATGCCCGTTCTTCCCTGGTCCGCCATCGACACCGTCCTGCTGGACATGGACGGCACCTTGCTCGACCTGCACTACGACAACCGCTTCTGGCTGGAGCACCTGCCCCAGCGCTATGCCGAGCTGCATGGCGTGAGCCGGGCCATGGCCGAAATGGAACTGCAACCGCTGTTCGAGCGCCACGCCGGCACGCTCAACTGGTACTGCCTGGATTTCTGGAGCCGTGAACTGCGCCTGCCGATTCGCGCGCTCAAACAGGAAATCGCCGAGTTGATCGCCCTGAAGCCAGACGCAGACACCTTCCTGGCCGCCATTCGCCAGGCGGGCAAGCGGGTGGTGATGATCACCAACGCGCATCGCGACTCGTTGTCGCTGAAACTCGAGCGGGTTGAGCTGGCACCGTATTTCGAACGGCTGATCAGCTCGCATGACTATGGGTACCCGAAGGAGAGCCCGCAGTTCTGGGACGCGTTGCAGGCGGATATCGGTTTTGATCCGGCGCGCAGCCTGTTCATCGACGACACCCTGGCGATTCTGCGCAGTGCGCGGCGGTTCGGCGTGGGGCATCTGCTGGCGGTGCGCCAGCCGGATAGCCGGGCCGAGCCGCGGGATACCCAGGAGTTCGCCGCGGTGGAAGATTATCGGCAGTTACTGATTGGCCTGTGA
- the nudE gene encoding ADP compounds hydrolase NudE, producing MRQKPTVLSREIVASSRLFRVEAVQLRFANGAERTYERLVGRGNGYGAVMIVAMLDAEHAVLVEEYCGGTDEYELSLPKGLIEPGEDVLAAADRELKEEAGFGARQLEHLTELSLSPGYMSQKIQVVLASDLYEERLEGDEPEPMRVDKVNLRDLSTLAMHPQFTEGRALAALYLARDLLIQRGVLSV from the coding sequence ATGCGCCAGAAACCCACCGTCCTCAGCCGCGAGATTGTCGCCAGCAGCCGTCTGTTCCGTGTCGAAGCCGTGCAGTTGCGCTTCGCCAACGGCGCCGAGCGCACCTACGAGCGCCTGGTCGGGCGGGGCAACGGCTATGGCGCGGTGATGATCGTGGCCATGCTCGACGCCGAGCACGCGGTGCTGGTCGAAGAGTACTGCGGCGGCACCGACGAATACGAACTGTCCCTGCCCAAAGGCCTGATCGAGCCCGGCGAGGACGTGCTGGCCGCCGCCGATCGGGAGCTCAAGGAAGAGGCCGGGTTTGGCGCGCGCCAGCTGGAGCACCTGACCGAACTGTCGCTGTCGCCCGGCTACATGAGCCAGAAGATCCAGGTGGTGCTGGCCAGCGACCTGTATGAGGAACGCCTGGAGGGCGATGAGCCTGAGCCGATGCGGGTCGACAAGGTCAACCTGCGTGATCTGTCCACCCTGGCGATGCACCCGCAGTTCACTGAAGGTCGGGCGCTGGCAGCGCTGTACCTGGCGCGTGACCTGCTGATCCAGCGTGGGGTGCTGAGCGTATGA
- the cysQ gene encoding 3'(2'),5'-bisphosphate nucleotidase CysQ has protein sequence MNDRELMQGVIQIALHAGEAILPFWRADVAVTSKADDSPVTAADLAAHRVIAAGLQALAPQIPVLSEEDCDIPLATREGWQRWWLVDPLDGTKEFIAGSEEFTVNIALIDNGEVVFGVVAMPTNGRCYYGGRDLGAWRVEHGGAAQAIQVRTAPPRGEHFTVVASRRHSSPQQEALLAGLKGAVGELELANIGSSLKFCLLAEGSADCYPRLAPTSQWDTAAAQGVLEGAGGEVIGLDGLAFRYPPRESLLNPFFLALPKAAGWRQALVELAGAIRA, from the coding sequence ATGAACGATCGGGAACTGATGCAGGGCGTGATCCAGATCGCCTTGCACGCGGGCGAGGCGATCCTGCCGTTCTGGCGTGCCGACGTGGCGGTGACCAGCAAGGCCGATGACTCGCCTGTCACGGCCGCCGACCTCGCGGCCCATCGGGTCATCGCCGCAGGCCTGCAGGCGTTGGCGCCGCAGATTCCAGTGCTGTCCGAAGAGGACTGCGACATCCCGCTGGCGACCCGTGAAGGCTGGCAGCGCTGGTGGCTGGTCGATCCGCTGGATGGCACCAAGGAGTTCATCGCCGGCAGTGAAGAGTTCACCGTCAACATCGCCTTGATCGACAACGGCGAGGTGGTGTTCGGCGTGGTGGCGATGCCGACCAATGGCCGCTGCTATTACGGTGGCCGCGACCTGGGTGCCTGGCGCGTGGAGCATGGCGGTGCGGCGCAGGCGATCCAGGTGCGCACTGCGCCACCACGCGGTGAGCACTTCACCGTTGTCGCCAGCCGTCGTCATTCCAGCCCGCAGCAGGAGGCCTTGCTGGCGGGGCTCAAAGGGGCGGTGGGTGAGTTGGAACTGGCCAACATCGGCAGTTCGCTGAAGTTCTGCCTGCTGGCCGAGGGCAGCGCCGACTGTTATCCGCGCCTGGCGCCGACCTCGCAGTGGGATACCGCTGCCGCGCAAGGGGTGCTTGAGGGGGCGGGGGGCGAAGTGATCGGCCTGGATGGGCTGGCGTTCCGGTATCCGCCGCGGGAGTCGTTGCTCAATCCGTTTTTCCTGGCACTGCCTAAGGCTGCCGGTTGGCGACAGGCGTTGGTCGAGCTGGCGGGCGCTATCCGAGCTTGA
- a CDS encoding YiiD C-terminal domain-containing protein has protein sequence MSSDSQYLQSVLHGDIPLTRDMGMQVLDWQDHCLRLRLPLAPNVNHKSTMFGGSLYCGAVLVGWGWLHLRLRELGIDDGHIVIQEGQISYPLPVTGTAVARCPAPDERTWERFLTLYQRRGRARLTLETMVSNEGSDEPAVKFNGQYVLHR, from the coding sequence ATGAGTAGCGACAGCCAGTACCTGCAATCCGTGCTGCACGGCGACATCCCGCTGACCCGCGATATGGGCATGCAGGTGCTCGACTGGCAGGATCACTGCCTGCGCCTGCGCTTGCCGCTGGCGCCCAACGTCAACCACAAGAGCACCATGTTCGGCGGCAGCCTGTACTGCGGCGCGGTGCTGGTGGGTTGGGGCTGGCTGCACTTGCGCTTGCGCGAGCTGGGGATCGATGACGGGCATATCGTCATTCAGGAGGGGCAGATCAGTTATCCGCTGCCGGTCACCGGCACTGCGGTGGCGCGTTGCCCGGCGCCAGACGAAAGGACCTGGGAACGGTTCCTGACGCTGTATCAGCGCCGGGGGCGAGCGCGGCTGACGCTGGAGACGATGGTGAGCAACGAGGGTAGTGACGAGCCTGCGGTGAAATTCAATGGGCAGTACGTTCTGCATCGCTGA
- a CDS encoding sigma-54-dependent transcriptional regulator has product MTETLIDSRAQVILVDDDPHLRQALSQTLDLAGLKVMALADAQGLAGRIEADWPGVVVSDIRMPGIDGLQLLEQLHARDSELPVLLITGHGDVPLAVQAMRAGAYDFLEKPFASDALLDSVRRALALRRLVLDNRSLRLALSDRQQLATRLVGQSPGMQRLREQIGALAATRADVLILGETGAGKEVVARALHDLSSRRDGPFVAINAGALAESVVESELFGHEPGAFTGAQKRRIGKFEFANGGTLFLDEIESMSLDVQVKLLRLLQERVVERLGGNQLIPLDIRIIAATKEDLRQAADQGRFRADLYYRLNVAPLRIPALRERGDDILVLFQHFADAASERHGLPAHSLQPAQRALLLRHDWPGNVRELQNAAERFALGLELALDGQAPAEPHDTHLPAPSGNLSEQVEQFERALIAAELTQPHNSMRSLAEALGIPRKTLHDKLRKHGLSFEGASGGHDDQEDNRQ; this is encoded by the coding sequence ATGACCGAGACACTGATCGACAGCCGCGCCCAGGTGATCCTGGTGGATGACGACCCGCACCTGCGCCAGGCCCTGAGCCAGACCCTGGACCTGGCCGGGCTCAAGGTGATGGCCCTGGCTGACGCCCAGGGCCTGGCCGGGCGGATCGAGGCGGACTGGCCAGGGGTGGTGGTCAGCGATATCCGCATGCCGGGTATCGATGGCCTGCAACTGCTGGAGCAACTGCACGCCCGCGACAGCGAGCTGCCGGTGCTGCTGATCACCGGCCACGGCGATGTGCCGTTGGCGGTGCAGGCGATGCGCGCCGGAGCCTATGATTTTCTCGAAAAGCCGTTTGCCAGCGATGCCCTGCTCGACAGTGTGCGCCGGGCCCTGGCCCTGCGCCGCCTGGTGCTGGACAACCGCAGCCTGCGCCTGGCCCTGAGCGACCGCCAGCAGTTGGCCACGCGCCTGGTCGGCCAGTCGCCAGGCATGCAACGCCTGCGCGAGCAGATCGGTGCCTTGGCCGCGACCCGCGCCGACGTGTTGATCCTCGGTGAGACCGGTGCCGGCAAGGAGGTGGTCGCCCGTGCCCTGCACGACCTGTCGAGCCGCCGCGATGGCCCGTTCGTCGCGATCAATGCCGGCGCCCTGGCCGAATCGGTGGTCGAGAGCGAGCTGTTCGGCCATGAGCCAGGCGCCTTCACCGGCGCGCAGAAGCGCCGCATTGGCAAGTTCGAGTTCGCCAATGGCGGCACGCTGTTCCTCGATGAAATCGAGAGCATGAGCCTCGACGTGCAGGTCAAGCTGCTCCGCCTGTTGCAGGAGCGGGTGGTCGAGCGCCTCGGTGGCAACCAGTTGATCCCACTGGATATCCGCATCATCGCCGCCACCAAGGAAGACCTGCGCCAGGCCGCCGACCAGGGGCGCTTCCGCGCCGACCTGTACTACCGCCTGAACGTCGCGCCGCTGCGCATTCCGGCATTGCGCGAGCGTGGCGACGACATCCTGGTGCTGTTCCAGCACTTCGCCGATGCCGCCAGCGAGCGTCATGGCCTGCCAGCGCACAGCCTGCAACCGGCGCAACGCGCGCTGTTGCTGCGTCACGACTGGCCAGGCAACGTGCGCGAACTGCAGAACGCCGCCGAACGCTTTGCCCTGGGCCTGGAGCTGGCCCTCGATGGCCAGGCACCGGCCGAGCCCCACGACACTCATCTGCCCGCGCCCAGCGGCAACCTCAGCGAGCAGGTCGAGCAGTTTGAACGAGCACTGATCGCCGCCGAGCTGACACAACCCCACAACTCGATGCGCAGCCTTGCCGAAGCCCTCGGCATTCCGCGCAAGACCTTGCACGACAAGCTGCGCAAGCATGGCCTGAGCTTCGAAGGCGCAAGCGGCGGGCACGACGACCAGGAGGACAACCGTCAATGA
- a CDS encoding sensor histidine kinase, whose amino-acid sequence MIPRPTPPRRPRWRSLALLALCLAPLLWPLHHLAERYYQDELASQNRQTLDLYVANLLGTLHRYETLPQILGDLPALRGVLADPLRLESVTNANRLLKDIAHQTGAEVMYLMDVSGNTLAASNWDKQDSFVGRNFSFRPYFIEAMEGRLGRFFGQGTTSAKRGYFFAAAVHDRERVIGVLVVKVDLDHTETLWGRTPEQLLLTDQNGVVVLTSRPDWRFRATRELTAAERQAIIAIQPYPTQAPQPLSLNHDAWQIQTRDIQETGWKVSILAPRQLVDRSVQTVMAIGAGALLVTMLLAGLVMQRRRHYIDRIDFEARARQELEKRVIERTADLEGLNTRLKSAVLERESAQQELVRAQDELVQAGKLSVLGTMSASISHELNQPLAAIRSYAENAEILLDHQRTDDVRGNLKLIGELTGRMASIITHLRAFARRDQHAPESVALQPALDDALALLAKRRRAMAVELVRDLPEATLWVQAGETRLRQVLGNLLANALDALTEKANPRKLWLSAERRDDCVYLYIRDNGPGFSRQALEHAKEPFFTTKTRTQGLGLGLAICESLMHALGGELLLGNHPEGGALLTLRLRVAKPGANLQSSEDSSA is encoded by the coding sequence ATGATTCCACGACCCACGCCTCCCCGCCGCCCGCGCTGGCGCAGCCTGGCCTTGCTGGCGCTGTGCCTGGCGCCGCTGCTGTGGCCGCTGCACCACCTGGCGGAACGTTACTACCAGGACGAACTGGCCTCGCAGAACCGCCAGACCCTCGACCTGTACGTGGCCAACCTGCTGGGCACCCTGCACCGCTACGAGACCCTGCCGCAGATCCTCGGCGACCTGCCGGCCCTGCGTGGCGTGCTGGCCGACCCGTTGCGCCTGGAATCGGTGACCAACGCCAACCGCCTGCTCAAGGACATCGCCCACCAGACCGGTGCCGAGGTGATGTACCTGATGGATGTCAGCGGCAACACCCTGGCCGCCTCCAACTGGGACAAGCAGGACAGCTTCGTCGGCCGCAACTTCTCGTTCCGCCCGTACTTCATCGAAGCCATGGAAGGCCGCCTGGGGCGTTTCTTCGGCCAAGGCACCACCTCGGCCAAGCGCGGCTATTTCTTCGCCGCCGCCGTGCATGACCGCGAGCGCGTGATCGGCGTGCTGGTGGTCAAGGTCGACCTCGACCATACCGAAACCCTCTGGGGCCGCACCCCGGAGCAACTGCTGCTGACCGACCAGAATGGCGTGGTGGTGCTCACCTCGCGCCCGGACTGGCGGTTCCGCGCCACCCGAGAGCTGACCGCTGCCGAGCGCCAGGCAATCATCGCCATCCAGCCCTACCCGACGCAGGCGCCGCAACCGTTGAGCCTGAACCACGACGCCTGGCAGATCCAGACCCGCGATATCCAGGAAACCGGTTGGAAGGTCAGCATCCTCGCCCCACGGCAACTGGTGGACCGCTCGGTGCAGACCGTCATGGCCATTGGCGCTGGCGCGTTGCTGGTGACCATGCTGCTGGCCGGCCTGGTGATGCAGCGTCGACGCCACTACATCGATCGCATCGACTTCGAGGCCCGCGCCCGCCAAGAGCTGGAGAAGCGCGTGATCGAACGCACTGCCGACCTCGAAGGCCTCAACACCCGGCTCAAGAGCGCCGTGCTCGAGCGCGAGAGCGCCCAGCAAGAGCTGGTGCGTGCCCAGGACGAACTGGTCCAGGCCGGCAAGCTGTCGGTGCTGGGCACCATGTCGGCGAGCATCAGCCACGAGCTCAACCAGCCGCTGGCGGCGATCCGCAGCTACGCCGAGAACGCCGAGATCCTGCTCGACCACCAGCGCACCGACGACGTGCGCGGCAACCTCAAGCTGATCGGCGAGCTGACCGGGCGCATGGCCTCGATCATCACCCACCTGCGCGCCTTCGCCCGTCGCGATCAGCATGCCCCGGAAAGCGTGGCCCTGCAGCCAGCCCTGGACGACGCCCTGGCGCTGCTGGCCAAGCGCCGCCGGGCCATGGCCGTGGAGTTGGTACGCGACCTGCCGGAAGCCACGCTGTGGGTGCAGGCCGGCGAGACACGCCTGCGCCAGGTGCTCGGCAACCTGCTGGCCAACGCCCTCGACGCCCTCACCGAAAAAGCCAACCCACGCAAGCTGTGGCTAAGTGCCGAACGCCGCGATGACTGCGTCTACCTGTACATCCGCGACAATGGCCCAGGCTTCAGCCGCCAGGCCCTGGAACACGCCAAGGAGCCGTTCTTCACCACCAAGACCCGCACCCAGGGCCTGGGCCTGGGGCTGGCCATCTGCGAGAGCCTGATGCACGCGCTGGGCGGCGAGCTGCTACTGGGCAACCACCCGGAAGGCGGCGCCCTGCTGACCCTGCGCCTGCGCGTGGCCAAGCCCGGCGCCAACCTGCAATCCTCGGAGGACTCCTCGGCATGA